The sequence GCGAATCGAATCCGACGCCATGATGACCCAGCCGGTTTGTGCGCCGCGACCACATTTATGGCCGCCGTGACCAACCTGTGAGGTCCGGATGCGCCCAGGCCGCGCCAGATCCCAGGCAAAACCGGACTACTCAGCTCCGAAAAGTTCCAGCAGGTCGGCCTTGGCGAACATGCGCGCCGTGTCCACGGCGGAGGGGGTTCCGGCCTTCGGGTCGGCCCCGCCGGCGAGCAGCGCGCGGATGACGGCCTCCTCGCCCTTGAAGACCGCGCCGGCGAGCGGGGTCTGGCCGCGGTCGTTGGCTCGGTCGGCCTCGGCGCCGCGGGCCAGGAGGGCCGACACGGCGTCGGCGTGGCCGTGGTAGGCGGCGAGCATGACCAGGGTGTCGCCGCGGTCGTTGGTGAGGTTCGCCGGGACTCCGGCGTCCAGGTAGGCGGTGAGCGCCTCGGTCTCACCCTGGCGGGCGAGGTCGAAGATCTTGGTGGCCAGCTCGATGACGTCCTCGTCGGGGACGTCCTGGGAACCGGAGCCGTCCGCTGCGTGCTCGCTCATGGTTCGTACCGCCTTTCACTCGTTGCTGACATGGTCCGCCTGCCCGTCACGACGTCGAGGACCCGGCCGGGGCCGGGCGGGCAGGGGGGCGCACGGCGCTGCGTCCGTACGGGTGAATCGCCAGAGTAGCGCCCTGGCCTGCACATGTCCGGGTCGGGCCGAGGCAATGATCACCCTCGACGCACCGTGCGCCGGGCACGCCACCCAGGCTGAGCCGGTCAAGTGAAAAACCCATGAATTCACCCGTATGCACCTTTTGTCGCATTGATACTTCCTGTGAGCCTGGAACAACTGATGGTGACTGTCCCCACCAACCAGGAGAAAACCTCATGGTCCTGTCCATCTCAGGCGTGGTCCTGCTCGGCATCATCTGCTTCCTCTTCTTCAAGAAGGACGGGATGAAGCTGACGCACGCGTTCGTCTGCTCGCTCTTCGGCTTCTTCCTCGCCGGCTCCGCCATCGCCCCGAGCATCACGGCCAGCACGGCGAGCCTCGCGAGCCTGCTCGGCGGGATCAAGCTCTAGCCCGGCCGTCACCCAGCGACACCAGCAGCACCCGGAACACCGTCACACCCACAACTCCAGGAGACGCCCGTGGCCCGGCGCCCACTTCCCCGCATCCTCAGCAGCGGCACCATGTCGCTGGCCCGGGGCCGCGACCTCGCTCGCACGGCCGCCGACAGTGCCACGGACGTCCTCCATCCGCTCCTCGTCATCGGACGCGGCCTGCGCATCCTGGCCGCGGCCGGACGGCGCCGGTGGATGCAGACCCCCAAGGACAAGCGTGGTCCCGCGCTGTTCCTCGGGGCGGCCTGCGTCCTCGTGGTCGCACTCGTCCCCTACGGTCCCCTCCTCGCCCTGATCACCCTCATGGCGGCGGCGGCCTGGCACGGACGCGACCGCACCCCGGCGAAGACCGGACCCAGCGATGCCGAGACCGAACGGCTCGGCTCCCTCTACGAAGCCCTCGTGCCGTACTTCTCCATCCCGGAGGACCCGAGTCCGCTCTTCGCCCACGGCGGGGACTGGGACAAGGCCTTCAGCGGCTACGAGTTCGACGAGGCGGGCCGCATCACCCGGCTCCACATCCGCTACCCGGCCTACTTCACCGACGGCGAGGCCACCTCACGGGCCCGGATCGAGTCACTGCTGCACGCCAAGTCCGGGCGCGGACGGGAGTATCTCTTCGACTGGGACGAGGAGGGCAACCAGCTCGACCTGAGGGTGCTGGCGGCGCTGCCGACGGGCATCGCCGCCCAGCCGTTCGTCACCTCCCCCGGCGAGACCGTGCTCGGCTTCACCGACGCCGGCGGCGTACAGCGCACCCTGCCCGTCCTGGAGGGCGACGAGCCCCGGGACGTACCGCCGGTGATCTGGCGCACCGGGCCCCGCTCCGCCGAGCCCCACCTGCTGGCCGTCGGCCAACCCGGCAGCGGTACCTCCACCCTGCTGCGCTCCGTCGCCCTGCAGGCCCTGCGGCAGGGGGGCGACGTACTGATCGTCGACGGCGGCGGCAGCGGCGAGTACTCCTGCCTGTCCGGCCGGGTCGGGGTCCTCGCCGTGGAATGCGGGCCGACGGGGGCGCAGGCCACCCTGGAATGGGCCGCGCAGGAGACCGAACGGCGACTCATCGCCACCCACCGGGCCCGGGAGGTCGGCCGGCCCGCCCCCGAGGACACCCGGCGCCCCTTGTGGATCCTGCTGGACCAGCCGAGCGTGCTGGCCCATCTCGCCGTCGCCGAGGGCGGCCCCGACCCGCTGGCCCAGCTGCAGGTGCCGCTGCGGCACGGACGGCCCGCGCACGTCACGGTGGTGGTGGCCGAGCAGTTCGGGCACCTGGAACTGCTGAACGACGCCGTCTGGCAGCACACCCGCGCCCGTGTCGTGCTCGGGCCCGCCGCCGTCCAGCAGGTCGCGGACGTCCTGGGGCTGCCGCCGCACACCACCCCGACGGCCCAGGTGCCGCCGGGGCGCGGATACGCCCGGCTCGGCACCGGGCCCGTGCACCGGCTGCAGGTGCCCGCCACCCCGGACCCGTACGACGAGGCCGCGCACCCGGCGTACCGCCAGGCCGTACTGGAACTGCTGCCGGAGCGGCAGCCGGGCCCGCACCGCCTCCTGTCCGCCAAGTCGCTCCGGGCACCGGCCGCCCTCGACGCGCAGCCGGAGGTCGCGGCGGAGGCTCCGTAGCCCCGCCGGGCGGGGCCGGGCCGACTACGCCACGAACGTGCGCGGCGGCTCCGCCCCGCTGCCGCCCGCGCCCGTGCTCACCAGCCGGGCCGCCGCCGCCAGCCGGGCGGCGGCCTCGTCGGCCACCGGCCCGCCCACGGTGAACGGCAGCCGGACGTAGCCCTCGAAGGCGCCGTCCACACCGAACCTCGGCCCCGAGGGGACCCGTACGCCGACCCGCTCCCCCACCTCGGCCAGCCGCGAGCCGGAGAGCCCGCCCGCGCGGGCCCAGAGGGTCAGCCCGCCCCGGGGCACGTCGAACTCCCAGTCCGGCAGCTCCCGTCGGACCGCCGCGACCAGCGCGTCGCGGTTCTCCCGGGCCTGCTCGCGGCGGATCCCGACGGCCTCCTGCCAGCCCCCGGTCCGCATCAGCCAGTTCACCGCGAGCTGTTCCAGCACCGGCGTCCCCAGGTCGGCGTAGGCGCGGGCGGCGACCAGGCTGCGGATCACGTCGGGGGCGGCGCGGACCCAGCCGATCCGCATGCCGGCCCAGAAGGCCTTGCTGGCCGAGCCGACGGTGATGACCGTGCTGCCGGCCGGGTCGAAGGAGCACACCGGGCGGGGCATCTCCAGCTCCCGGTCCAGCTGGAGCTCCAGCATGGTCTCGTCGGCCACCAGGACCGTGCCGGCCGAGCGGGCGGCCGCCACCATCGCCCGGCGCTGGTCCTCGGAGGCCAGCGCCCCGGTGGGGTTGTGGAAGTCGGCGACCACATAGGCGAGGCGGGGGGCCGAATCGCGCAGCACCTGCCGCCAGACGTCCATGTCCCAGCCGCCGAGGCCGTCGGCCATGGCGACGGGGACGAGGCGGGCCCCGGCGGCCCGCATCAGCTGGAGGATGTTGGCGTAGGAGGGGGACTCGACGGCGATCCGCTCACCGCGGCCGGCGAAGAGGCTGCAGATGGCGTCGATGGCGCCCATCGCGCCGGTGGTGACCATGATCTGTTCGGGCATGGTCGGGATGCCCTGCTCGGTGTAGCGGTCCGCGAGCATCCGGCGCAGCGCGGGCAGCCCAGCCGGGTAGTCCCCGTGGGTGTGGGCGTACGGCGGCAGCTCCTCCAGGGCGCCCTGGACGGCCTTGGTGAGCCAGGGCTCGGGGGCCGGGAGCGCGGCGCAGCCGAGGTCGATCATCGAGCCGAGGGACTCGGGCGGCAGCGGCTCCAGGCCTCGGGCGGGCAGCGGGTTCCCGGCCGGGACGGAGGTCCAGCTGCCGGCGCCGCGACGGGACTCCAGGAACCCCTCGCCGCGCAGGGCCTCGTAGGCGGCCGCGACGGTGGTGCGGCTGAGGGAGAGGGCGACGGCCAGTTCCCGCTCGGCGGGCAGCCGGGCGGCGACCGGGACACGGCCTTCGAGGACGAGCAGGCGGATGCCGTCGGCGAGGGTCCGGTAGGCGGGGAGCTTGCGCGTCCCGGGGACGCTGGGCCGCTCCTGCTGGGAGGTGATGAGACGGGCGAGCTGTGCGGCACCGACCGCTGAGGTCCATTCGGCCATGCTGTCCGGTCCACCTTCGTCGAATTGGCCTCGCCCGACCGGGGGCGCGGCCGGTATTGGATTGCTTCCGCCCCTCCACCCTGTCACGCCGGAGGCCACCCGGACCAGGGGTGGGGGGTATTCGCGTCTCCGGTGGTGCGTTCCGAACGGCCGCGACGGCGCGCCGTTCATCACGCAGCCATCGGGCCGCACCCTCCCCACGGGTGACACGAGGCATACTGCCGCCGTGACGCACGTACGCCTTCGCCATCCGTATCTGGACCACCCGGCTCCGATCCCCTTCGCCCACCGGGGCGGCGCCGCGGACGGGCTGGAGAACACCGCCGCCGCCTTCCGACGGGCCGCCGAAGCGGGCTACCGGTACTTCGAGACCGATGTGCACGCCACGGTGGACGGGAAGCTCGTCGCCTTCCACGACTCCACGCTGGACCGGGCCACCGACGGCCAGGGCCGGATCGCCGAGCTGCCCTGGAAGCGGATCCGCGAGGCCCGGGTGGGGGGCACCGAGCCGCTGCCGCTCTTCGAGGAGTTGCTGGAGGAGTTCCCGGACGCCCGCTGGAACATCGACATCAAGGCCGAGTCGGCGCTGCACCCGCTGGTCAACCTGATCGCCCGGGCCAGGCTCTGGGACCGGGTCTGCGTGGGCTCGTTCTCGGAGAGCCGGGTGGCGCGCGCCCAGAAGCTCGCCGGGCCCCGGCTGGCAACTTCCTACGGCGTACGTGGGGTGCTCGGCCTGCGGCTGCGTTCGTACGCGATTCCCGCGGCGCTGCGCGTGGGCGCGGTGGCCGCGCAGGTGCCGGAGACCCAGGCGGGCATCCGCGTGGTCGACCGCCGGTTCGTACGGACCGCGCACGAGCGGGGACTCCAGGTGCACGTCTGGACCGTGAACGAACCGGAACGTATGGAGGCTCTCCTCGACCTGGGTGTCGATGGCATCATGACCGACCGGATCGACATCTTGCGCACGGTGCTGGACGGGCGCGGGGCCTGGGCCTGACTCGCCCTTCACCCCCTGCCCGGGCCGGAATGCCGTTGCGGAACGGGACCAGCGAGGGGGACGCCGCATGAGTGCGGACGAGAGCAGCAGGACCGAGGAAGCGGAACCCGGGGCCGAGGACGGGAGAGCCGCGCCCGGCACGGTGGCGGCCACCACGGCCGGGGCCGCCGAGCGCAAGCGCGAGCAGCGGGGCTGGTACTTCTACGACTTCGCCGTCTCGGTCTACTCGGCGAGCGTGCTGACGGTGTTCCTCGGGCCCTACCTGACGGCCGTGGCCAAGTCGGCCGCGGACGCCGAGGGCTTCGTGCACCCGCTGGGCATCCCGGTGCGCGCCGGATCCTTCTTCGCCTACTCGGTCTCGGCCTCGGTGATCCTGGCCGTGCTGCTGATGCCGCTGGTGGGGGCCGTCGCCGACCGGACCGGGCACAAGAAGCCGCTGCTGGCGGCGGCCGCGTACACGGGCGCCGCGGCGACCGCGGCGATGTTCTTCCTGGGTGGCGAGCGCTATCTGCTGGGCGGCCTGCTGCTCGTCGTGGCGAACGCCTCCCTGTCCGTCTCGATGGTGCTCTACAACGCCTATCTGCCGCAGATCTCCACCCCCGACGAGCGGGACACCGTCTCCTCGCGGGGCTGGGCCTTCGGCTACACCGCCGGCTCGGTGATGCTGGTGGTGAACCTGGTGCTCTACATGGGGCACGACTCCTTCGGCCTCTCCGAGGGCATGGCGATCCGGATCTGTCTGGCCTCCGCCGGCCTGTGGTGGGGCGCCTTCGCGCTGATCCCGTTGCGCCGGCTGCGGGACCGGGCCGTGGTGCGGGAGCCGGGCGCGGCGCCGGCCGTCAGCGGCTGGAAGCAGCTCGTCGCCACGCTGAAGGACATGCGGCGCTACCCGCTGACCCTGTCGTTCCTGCTGGCGTACCTGATCTACAACGACGGCGTGCAGACCGTGATCTCCCAGGCCTCCATCTACGGCTCGGAGGAGCTGAAGCTGGAGCAGTCCACCCTGATCGGGGCGGTGCTGCTGGTGCAGATCCTGGCGGTGGCGGGCGCTCTGGGCATGGGCCGTCTCGCCCGGATCTACGGGGCCAAGCGGACGATCCTGGGCTCGCTGGCCGCGTGGGCGGTGACGCTGGCGGCCGGATACTTCCTGCCGGCGCGGACGCCGGTGTGGTTCTTCGCGCTCGCCGCGATGATCGGGCTGGTGCTGGGCGGCAGCCAGGCGCTGTCGCGCTCGCTGTTCTCGCACCTGGTGCCGGCGGGCAAGGAGGCCGAGTACTTCTCGGCGTACGAGATGAGCGACCGCGGCCTGAGCTGGGTGGGGCCCCTGGTGTTCGGCCTGACGTACCAGCTCACGGGCAGCTACCGGGACGCGATCATCTCGCTGGTGGTCTTCTTCGCACTGGGATTCGTGCTCCTGGCGCGAGTGCCGGTGCGGCGCGCGGTGGAGGCGGCAGGCAATCCTGTACCGGAGCGGATCTGAGAGTGGGTCCGCGAGTGCGCCCCGCCCGGATCTACGAACGAATTCCGAACGAATTTAGACGTTGAAGCAAAGGGCCGGTAGTGTACGCCTTTGGCCTGCCAGGCGGACCGTTACTGCGCGCTCGAGAAGCGTGGACGTTGGGTGACATCTGCTGCCAGATGTGACAAAACGGGCACTGGTGGGTACAACAAGGGGCGGCACGACGGGCGACGCACGACCCGGAGCGGGAATCTATACCGCCGACCGGACGTTGACCGGATGACGACGACAGCGACACCTGTCCTGTGGGCGACAAGCCCGGGAGGCACGATTCATGAGTGAGCGAGCTCTCCGCGGTACGCGCCTCGTGGTTACCAGCTACGAGACGGACCGCGGCATCGATCTGGCCCCGCGCCAGGCGGTGGAGTACGCATGCCAGAACGGACATCGATTTGAGATGCCGTTCTCGGTTGAGGCAGAAATTCCGCCGGAGTGGGAGTGCAAGGCGTGCGGCGCCATGGCACTCCTGGTGGACGGGGATGGGCCCGAAGAGAAGAAGGGCAAGCCTGCGCGAACGCACTGGGACATGCTCATGGAGCGACGCACCCGCGAGGAGCTGGAGGAAGTGCTGGCCGAAAGGCTGGCGGTCCTGCGTTCCGGCGCCATGAACATTGCCGTGCATCCGCGGGACAGCCGCAAGTCCGCCTGACAGCCGGACGGATACACAAGCCGAGGGGCCCCGCCACACAGTGTGTGGCGGGGCCCCTCGGCTTTCTCCTGGGCTCTTCCGTGGAACAGGCTCCGTGGACGGGCCTGGACGGGCCTTACGGGGTCAGCGGCGGCCGGTAGGTGGCATCCGGGCCGTCCTGCTGCCCCGGGCGGTCCTCGCGGATGACCTCGCCCTGGACGACCTTGCCGTCGGGGTGGTGGATCCGGGCCTGCTGGAAGGCGTCACCGAAGCTGCCGGCGGGGGCCGAGGCCATCTTCCGCTCCAGCGAGCGGGTCGCCCGGCGGCCGATCCAGGCCCGAACGGGGGGCAGCAGCAGGACCAGCCCGGCCACGTCGGAGATCAGCCCGGGGAGCATCAGCAGCAGCCCCGCCAGCATCGTCAGGCCGTTGCCCTGGCCGGGCTGCTGCGGCGTGGGCTGCTGCCCCTGCTGGACCTGCTGGAAGGTGCTCGCGAGGTTCTTGAAGGCACGCCGCCCGGCCCGCTTGATCACCACCGCGCCCAGGACCATGCCGCCCGCGAGCAGCGCGGCCACGGCGAGCCCGCCGGCCACGTCCGCGACCAGGGTGAGCAGCCAGATCTCCAGGATCAGCCAGGCGGCGATCGCCAGGGGGAGGAACGTACGGGCGGGCGAGCGCCGCCGGGGGGCCGTGGAAATGCCGGTCGTCATACCATCCAGTGTGCCTGGGCCCGCATAAAAGCGACCTCAGCCGGAGGTACCGGACACCCCCTAGGGGGTGTCGTGCCGGTCAGGCCCCGGCACCCTTGCCACTGTCCTTGCCGGCGTCCTTGCCACTGTCCTTGCCGAGCAGCTTGGAGGCCTGGGCCTTGAGGCCCCACTGGGTGACCCGCCACAGCGCCTCGACCAGGATGTCCTTGCTCATCTTGCTGTCGCCGAACTCACGCTCGACGAACGTGATCGGGACCTCCACCACGCGGAAACCCTTCTGCACGGCCCTGCGCGCCAGGTCGACCTGGAAGCAGTAGCCCGCCGAGGCCACCTCGTCCAGGCCCAGACCCTCCAGGGTCTCCCGGCGGAAGGCCCGGTAGCCGCCGGTCACGTCCCGCATCGGGAGGTTCAGCATGAGCCGGGAGTACGTCGAACCGCCGCGCGAGATGAACTCGCGGCTCTTGGGCCAGTTCACCACCCGCCCGCCCGGCACCCAGCGGGAGCCCAGGACCAGGTCCGCGCCGGCGAGCGCGGTCAGCAGGCGGGGCAGTTCCTCGGGCTGGTGGGAGCCGTCGGCGTCCATCTCGACGATCACCCCGTAGCCCTGCTCCAGGGCCCAGACGAAGCCCGCCAGGTAGGCGGCGCCCAGCCCCTCCTTGCCCTTGCGGTGCAGCACGTGGACGTGGTCGTCACCGGCCACCAGCTCGTCGGCGAGCTTGCCGGTGCCGTCCGGGCTGTTGTCGTCCGCGACGAGAATGTGGGCCTCGGGCACGGCCGCGCGCACACGCCCGACGATCAGCCCGATGTTCTCCGCCTCGTTGTAGGTCGGAATGATCACCAAGGCCGTACCGAGCGGTCCGTAGGTCCGCTTTCCGCCGTCGCTCACTGAGTCCCCTTTTGTGCTCTTGCACATCCTGTACGACTGGTCGCAGAGGATGACTTTAGAACAGTGGCCGGGGCCCGCGGTCCTTCGGGCCGGTCGGACGCCCGCTGGCTGCGGGCCGCCGTGACCGTTGTCTACTGGACCGCGGACCCCGACATGGGGCCACCCGCCGCCCGGCGAAACCTTCCCTCGCCCCCGAGGCGCGGGCGCGCTGCGCAGACGGAGTCGTCCGGCACGGACATCCTGTGGTGGACCCGGCCGAACCTATCCGGGTCCGACCGCCCGTACCGAACCGAGGCCCGCCGGATCACCCCTGTGGGCGTACGAATACCTCCCGCCCGCCGACGACGGTGGCGAGGCACACCGGCAGGTCGGATCCGGGGGTCAGGTCGGGCAGTCCGGGGGTGCCCGAACGGGGATCGGTGGACCAGCGGGCCACCCGGTCGTCGGGGGCCTGGACCACCAGGTCACCCGTCTGCCAGACCGCGTAGTCGGCCGGCGCGCCGGGGACGAGGACACCCGCGTCGTCGCGGCCCAGCGCCCGCCAGCCGCCCCGCGTGTGGGCCGTGAAGGCGGCCCGTACGGAGATCCGGTGCTC comes from Streptomyces virginiae and encodes:
- a CDS encoding RNA polymerase-binding protein RbpA; the encoded protein is MSERALRGTRLVVTSYETDRGIDLAPRQAVEYACQNGHRFEMPFSVEAEIPPEWECKACGAMALLVDGDGPEEKKGKPARTHWDMLMERRTREELEEVLAERLAVLRSGAMNIAVHPRDSRKSA
- a CDS encoding ankyrin repeat domain-containing protein, producing the protein MSEHAADGSGSQDVPDEDVIELATKIFDLARQGETEALTAYLDAGVPANLTNDRGDTLVMLAAYHGHADAVSALLARGAEADRANDRGQTPLAGAVFKGEEAVIRALLAGGADPKAGTPSAVDTARMFAKADLLELFGAE
- a CDS encoding MFS transporter, whose translation is MSADESSRTEEAEPGAEDGRAAPGTVAATTAGAAERKREQRGWYFYDFAVSVYSASVLTVFLGPYLTAVAKSAADAEGFVHPLGIPVRAGSFFAYSVSASVILAVLLMPLVGAVADRTGHKKPLLAAAAYTGAAATAAMFFLGGERYLLGGLLLVVANASLSVSMVLYNAYLPQISTPDERDTVSSRGWAFGYTAGSVMLVVNLVLYMGHDSFGLSEGMAIRICLASAGLWWGAFALIPLRRLRDRAVVREPGAAPAVSGWKQLVATLKDMRRYPLTLSFLLAYLIYNDGVQTVISQASIYGSEELKLEQSTLIGAVLLVQILAVAGALGMGRLARIYGAKRTILGSLAAWAVTLAAGYFLPARTPVWFFALAAMIGLVLGGSQALSRSLFSHLVPAGKEAEYFSAYEMSDRGLSWVGPLVFGLTYQLTGSYRDAIISLVVFFALGFVLLARVPVRRAVEAAGNPVPERI
- a CDS encoding polyprenol monophosphomannose synthase codes for the protein MCKSTKGDSVSDGGKRTYGPLGTALVIIPTYNEAENIGLIVGRVRAAVPEAHILVADDNSPDGTGKLADELVAGDDHVHVLHRKGKEGLGAAYLAGFVWALEQGYGVIVEMDADGSHQPEELPRLLTALAGADLVLGSRWVPGGRVVNWPKSREFISRGGSTYSRLMLNLPMRDVTGGYRAFRRETLEGLGLDEVASAGYCFQVDLARRAVQKGFRVVEVPITFVEREFGDSKMSKDILVEALWRVTQWGLKAQASKLLGKDSGKDAGKDSGKGAGA
- a CDS encoding SCO1417 family MocR-like transcription factor; its protein translation is MAEWTSAVGAAQLARLITSQQERPSVPGTRKLPAYRTLADGIRLLVLEGRVPVAARLPAERELAVALSLSRTTVAAAYEALRGEGFLESRRGAGSWTSVPAGNPLPARGLEPLPPESLGSMIDLGCAALPAPEPWLTKAVQGALEELPPYAHTHGDYPAGLPALRRMLADRYTEQGIPTMPEQIMVTTGAMGAIDAICSLFAGRGERIAVESPSYANILQLMRAAGARLVPVAMADGLGGWDMDVWRQVLRDSAPRLAYVVADFHNPTGALASEDQRRAMVAAARSAGTVLVADETMLELQLDRELEMPRPVCSFDPAGSTVITVGSASKAFWAGMRIGWVRAAPDVIRSLVAARAYADLGTPVLEQLAVNWLMRTGGWQEAVGIRREQARENRDALVAAVRRELPDWEFDVPRGGLTLWARAGGLSGSRLAEVGERVGVRVPSGPRFGVDGAFEGYVRLPFTVGGPVADEAAARLAAAARLVSTGAGGSGAEPPRTFVA
- a CDS encoding glycerophosphodiester phosphodiesterase family protein, which translates into the protein MTHVRLRHPYLDHPAPIPFAHRGGAADGLENTAAAFRRAAEAGYRYFETDVHATVDGKLVAFHDSTLDRATDGQGRIAELPWKRIREARVGGTEPLPLFEELLEEFPDARWNIDIKAESALHPLVNLIARARLWDRVCVGSFSESRVARAQKLAGPRLATSYGVRGVLGLRLRSYAIPAALRVGAVAAQVPETQAGIRVVDRRFVRTAHERGLQVHVWTVNEPERMEALLDLGVDGIMTDRIDILRTVLDGRGAWA
- the fxsA gene encoding FxsA family membrane protein, which gives rise to MTTGISTAPRRRSPARTFLPLAIAAWLILEIWLLTLVADVAGGLAVAALLAGGMVLGAVVIKRAGRRAFKNLASTFQQVQQGQQPTPQQPGQGNGLTMLAGLLLMLPGLISDVAGLVLLLPPVRAWIGRRATRSLERKMASAPAGSFGDAFQQARIHHPDGKVVQGEVIREDRPGQQDGPDATYRPPLTP